In Thermorudis peleae, a genomic segment contains:
- a CDS encoding secondary thiamine-phosphate synthase enzyme YjbQ has translation MGQVYTKRIQIATRGHDQMLDLTPQAQAALAESGLTDGIITVFVAHSTAAVTVSECEPGLIEDVRLVAERLAPEHERYRHNALNFDDNAHSHLRALVLGPSVTVPFADRALLLGTWQRIVLIDFDTHPRQRNVVIQVLGV, from the coding sequence ATGGGGCAGGTCTATACGAAGCGTATTCAAATCGCAACACGCGGGCATGATCAAATGCTTGATCTTACCCCGCAGGCCCAAGCAGCGCTTGCCGAAAGCGGCCTGACTGATGGGATCATCACCGTGTTTGTTGCCCATTCAACCGCGGCAGTGACAGTCAGCGAGTGTGAACCGGGCCTGATCGAAGATGTGCGGCTTGTTGCCGAGCGGCTTGCTCCGGAACACGAACGGTATCGCCACAATGCGTTGAATTTTGACGACAATGCTCATAGTCACCTGCGAGCGCTCGTCCTTGGGCCCTCTGTCACTGTCCCCTTTGCCGATCGCGCACTCTTGCTCGGGACATGGCAGCGCATTGTGCTAATCGATTTTGATACGCATCCGCGGCAACGGAATGTCGTCATTCAGGTGCTTGGTGTGTGA
- a CDS encoding LysM peptidoglycan-binding domain-containing protein: MMPIRQVAALLSCVAAMVLASCSWPVHTSKPTPTAVPTPTPIPVLEVVTPTPGPALPPAGTPTPRPGGTPAAGTYVVQPGDSLFTIAARFHVSAQDLAAANHLTDPNTIQVGQVLIIPTPSSR, translated from the coding sequence ATGATGCCTATCCGACAGGTTGCAGCACTGCTCAGTTGCGTTGCTGCAATGGTGCTCGCAAGTTGCAGTTGGCCGGTGCATACAAGCAAGCCAACGCCAACAGCAGTGCCAACACCAACGCCGATCCCCGTGCTTGAAGTCGTGACGCCGACACCTGGGCCTGCCCTTCCGCCCGCTGGCACGCCAACGCCGCGACCTGGCGGTACACCGGCTGCTGGTACGTATGTCGTTCAGCCCGGGGATTCCTTGTTTACCATTGCTGCCCGGTTTCATGTTAGTGCCCAAGATTTGGCGGCTGCTAATCACCTGACAGATCCCAATACGATCCAGGTTGGTCAGGTGTTGATCATTCCGACTCCCAGCAGTCGGTGA
- a CDS encoding DUF1684 domain-containing protein, translating into MQQEEQVYQQRIADYRRRRDEFFRSHPNSPLLPEQRERFTGLVYYPVNPALRFVVELDRESGSKEPVYLGTTTGEPKAFIPAGKIRVEIEGKPVELTVFREVGRGRYFLPFRDATAGSETYDVGRYLDPQEMPDGKLVVDFNMAYNPYCAYNDRWTCPIPPRENVVDVPIRAGEKKYPDYVSVAASEEAPGLFLELGKHDD; encoded by the coding sequence ATGCAGCAGGAAGAGCAGGTCTACCAGCAGCGGATTGCTGATTATCGCAGGCGGCGGGATGAGTTTTTCCGTTCTCATCCCAATTCGCCGCTGCTGCCTGAGCAGCGCGAGCGGTTTACTGGCCTGGTGTACTATCCAGTGAATCCCGCACTGCGCTTCGTTGTCGAGCTGGATCGAGAGTCTGGTTCGAAAGAGCCCGTCTATCTTGGTACGACGACAGGGGAGCCGAAGGCATTCATCCCCGCAGGGAAAATTCGCGTAGAGATTGAAGGGAAGCCGGTTGAGTTGACCGTCTTCCGAGAGGTTGGCCGAGGACGATATTTCTTGCCCTTCCGTGATGCGACAGCTGGTAGTGAGACGTACGATGTTGGTCGCTACCTTGATCCACAAGAAATGCCGGACGGCAAGCTTGTTGTCGATTTCAATATGGCCTACAACCCATACTGTGCGTATAACGACCGTTGGACGTGCCCCATCCCGCCGCGCGAAAATGTTGTTGATGTGCCCATTCGCGCGGGTGAGAAGAAATATCCTGACTATGTCTCAGTTGCCGCCTCTGAAGAAGCGCCTGGCCTTTTCCTTGAACTTGGGAAGCACGACGACTAA
- a CDS encoding CDP-alcohol phosphatidyltransferase family protein has product MISDLLADRVRAHLQHVGAVLARGRLTPNMLTVLGFLLNLAVAVVLALGHLQAAGLLALFAGAFDMLDGAVARATGKITLFGGFLDSFIDRYSEAVVFGGILIYFLRVPHGDLPIVLCYAAIVGSLMVSYARARAEAAGIALTAGIFARPERIVTLALFLLLNRPIWALWLLAIVANITALQRAYLVWREAHRAGPRQLS; this is encoded by the coding sequence ATGATTAGTGATCTTCTCGCAGACCGCGTTCGTGCCCACTTGCAACATGTCGGCGCTGTGCTGGCACGAGGGCGCTTGACCCCCAATATGCTAACGGTGCTTGGCTTCCTTCTTAACCTTGCTGTTGCGGTAGTCCTTGCTCTCGGTCATCTCCAAGCAGCAGGATTGCTGGCGCTGTTCGCTGGAGCCTTCGATATGCTTGATGGGGCAGTCGCGCGCGCAACCGGCAAAATAACGCTATTTGGTGGTTTTCTTGATTCGTTTATTGATCGCTATTCTGAAGCTGTCGTGTTTGGCGGCATCCTGATCTATTTCTTGCGCGTTCCTCATGGCGATCTTCCGATCGTGCTCTGTTATGCGGCTATTGTCGGCTCGTTGATGGTCAGCTATGCTCGCGCACGAGCAGAAGCTGCTGGTATTGCGCTGACTGCCGGCATTTTTGCCCGCCCAGAGCGCATCGTCACGCTCGCGCTCTTTTTGCTGCTCAATCGTCCAATCTGGGCTCTCTGGCTCTTGGCCATTGTTGCCAATATCACTGCGCTGCAGCGAGCCTATCTTGTTTGGCGAGAAGCACATCGCGCTGGCCCACGTCAGCTTTCGTAA
- a CDS encoding HDIG domain-containing metalloprotein, producing the protein MSEQRLPTRHEAWQLVTEYTTAPHLIRHMLAVEAAMMAYARRFGEDPELWGLVGLLHDFDYERYPDISQEGHPVVGSRILRERGYPEVVIRAILAHASEVTGVYPETPLEKTLVAVDELTGFLVAVALVRPTKSILDVELPSVKKKWKQKEFAAAVNRKEIEEAAAALGVPLDEHIQIVLDAMKAIASDLGLERQPVETR; encoded by the coding sequence GTGAGTGAGCAGCGTTTGCCGACGCGCCACGAGGCGTGGCAACTCGTAACGGAATACACTACGGCACCCCATCTGATTCGCCATATGCTGGCCGTTGAGGCAGCAATGATGGCGTACGCTCGCCGCTTTGGCGAGGATCCGGAACTCTGGGGCCTTGTTGGTCTCCTCCATGATTTCGACTACGAGCGTTATCCCGATATTAGCCAGGAGGGGCATCCGGTCGTCGGTTCGCGAATTCTCCGTGAGCGAGGGTATCCGGAGGTCGTCATTCGTGCCATCCTTGCCCATGCGAGTGAAGTGACGGGAGTGTATCCGGAAACCCCACTGGAAAAGACGCTGGTTGCGGTTGATGAACTAACGGGATTCCTCGTGGCGGTTGCCCTCGTTCGGCCCACGAAGAGCATTCTCGATGTTGAGCTGCCAAGTGTGAAGAAGAAGTGGAAGCAGAAGGAATTCGCCGCCGCAGTGAACCGCAAAGAGATTGAAGAGGCGGCAGCAGCGCTCGGAGTGCCACTCGACGAGCATATTCAAATCGTTCTTGACGCGATGAAAGCGATTGCCAGCGACCTTGGCCTTGAGCGCCAGCCGGTTGAGACACGGTGA
- a CDS encoding DUF3006 domain-containing protein, whose protein sequence is MTMLRATLDRFEIDTAGQAIAVLVFDDGQQLVVPRSLLPSGVRHGSVLQIQFVLDPDVEAQRRAEIAALQERLFGEAPSSA, encoded by the coding sequence ATGACGATGTTGCGCGCTACCCTTGACCGCTTTGAAATCGATACTGCCGGGCAGGCTATCGCGGTCCTTGTGTTTGACGATGGCCAGCAGCTGGTTGTCCCACGATCCCTGCTCCCGTCCGGTGTCCGGCATGGTTCAGTGCTGCAGATTCAGTTCGTGCTCGACCCGGATGTCGAGGCACAACGTCGTGCGGAGATTGCAGCGTTGCAGGAACGGCTCTTTGGTGAAGCGCCCTCCAGTGCATGA
- a CDS encoding helix-turn-helix domain-containing protein — protein sequence MNSQAVSPLIQALAHLLTRWRGERGWSLREVSERSGLSIPYLSELERARKAPSVDVLEHLARAYGVSLAVLLRELASLLDRSSDSHYHLHPELREILPLLTEAEQGELVRYAHYLHWRRQQPQ from the coding sequence GTGAATAGTCAGGCTGTTTCTCCACTCATTCAAGCGTTGGCACACCTGCTCACACGGTGGCGTGGTGAACGCGGCTGGTCGCTGCGTGAGGTAAGCGAGCGCTCAGGTTTGTCGATCCCGTATCTGAGTGAACTGGAGCGTGCGCGAAAGGCTCCGTCAGTCGATGTCCTCGAGCATCTTGCTCGTGCCTATGGTGTTTCGCTTGCCGTACTCCTTCGCGAGTTGGCCTCGCTCCTGGATCGTTCGAGCGATTCACACTATCACTTGCATCCAGAACTTCGTGAAATACTTCCGCTGCTCACTGAGGCCGAGCAGGGGGAACTTGTACGCTATGCGCACTATTTACACTGGCGTCGTCAGCAACCGCAGTAA
- a CDS encoding PRC-barrel domain-containing protein has translation MELKALRGLAVITVGDGQKIGEVAELYIDPGERRIVRLRIASGGLFGGRKMQVPLSAVQQIGQDAVLLPNADVLEAEPNEQAIRDLLDFDAFTRLRVVSDHGRLLGTVSGGEFDPADGRLTVIAYLPTGLRSLFGRQILVAISDVITLGKDVVVVPEAVVHPESAQAEDEQSAEHTG, from the coding sequence GTGGAACTCAAAGCCCTTCGTGGCCTTGCAGTGATTACCGTTGGAGACGGGCAAAAGATCGGCGAAGTGGCCGAACTCTACATTGACCCCGGGGAGCGTCGCATTGTCCGCCTGCGGATTGCAAGTGGTGGGCTCTTCGGCGGGCGTAAGATGCAGGTACCACTCAGTGCGGTACAGCAGATTGGTCAAGACGCGGTCTTACTGCCGAATGCTGATGTGCTTGAGGCAGAACCGAATGAGCAGGCGATTCGTGATCTGCTCGACTTTGACGCATTTACCCGGCTGCGTGTTGTGAGCGATCATGGACGGCTCCTTGGCACAGTGAGCGGTGGCGAGTTTGATCCGGCAGATGGTCGGTTAACCGTCATTGCCTATCTCCCGACGGGACTTCGCAGCCTCTTCGGTCGACAGATACTTGTTGCCATAAGCGATGTCATTACCCTTGGTAAAGATGTTGTCGTTGTGCCTGAGGCAGTCGTGCATCCGGAATCAGCACAGGCTGAGGACGAGCAATCGGCAGAGCATACTGGATAA
- a CDS encoding glycosyltransferase family 4 protein encodes MKILFVSPFDFTNPGGVNEHILHLDAQFRRLGHETRILTPRALGEDESDDGHFIKLGTAVPIPANGSTARITLSPFVSGKVKELLQREQFDIIHLHEPLAPALPLLVLLHSQTVNVGTFHAARSYHLAYLYAKPFLGYFFNKLHGRIAVSPAALDFVSRYFPAHYELIPNGIDVTRFHPNVPPIATYDRPTILFVGRYNESRKGLKYLIEAMALVRREFPTCQLVVVGPGDPERYRRLIERVNVAEHVHFVGPVSADERPRYYTACDVFCAPATGRESFGIVLLEAMACGRPVVASDIRGYRFVVRHGVEGLLVERKNPEALALALVHLLADPALRQRLGQAGRARAEQFAWPVIAQQTLEYYERVRARVAPRLVRAAQRWTAGLPAFLRGPFDGEQS; translated from the coding sequence GTGAAGATCTTGTTTGTTTCTCCCTTCGACTTCACCAATCCTGGTGGTGTCAACGAGCATATTTTGCACCTTGATGCGCAATTTCGTCGTCTTGGTCATGAAACACGTATCCTGACACCGCGCGCGTTGGGGGAAGATGAATCTGACGACGGGCATTTCATTAAACTTGGTACGGCCGTGCCAATTCCCGCGAATGGTTCAACCGCGCGAATCACACTCTCCCCCTTCGTCTCTGGCAAGGTGAAGGAATTGCTGCAGCGCGAGCAGTTCGACATCATTCATCTGCATGAGCCCCTTGCCCCAGCCTTGCCGTTGCTCGTCCTGCTCCATTCCCAGACGGTCAATGTTGGCACGTTCCACGCGGCCCGTTCGTATCACCTCGCCTATCTCTATGCCAAACCATTCCTTGGCTACTTCTTTAACAAGTTGCACGGTCGTATTGCTGTATCCCCCGCTGCGCTCGATTTCGTCAGTCGTTATTTCCCCGCTCACTATGAGCTCATTCCAAATGGTATTGATGTCACGCGTTTTCATCCCAATGTCCCACCGATTGCGACGTACGATCGCCCCACGATTTTGTTTGTCGGGCGGTACAACGAGTCCCGAAAAGGACTGAAATACTTGATTGAGGCGATGGCGCTGGTGCGTCGTGAATTCCCGACATGCCAGCTCGTTGTCGTTGGCCCTGGAGATCCGGAACGCTATCGGCGGCTTATTGAACGGGTTAATGTTGCTGAGCACGTGCATTTTGTTGGGCCGGTCTCGGCTGATGAACGACCGCGATATTACACTGCATGCGACGTCTTCTGCGCGCCAGCGACCGGCCGGGAGAGTTTTGGCATCGTCTTGCTTGAGGCCATGGCGTGCGGGCGGCCTGTCGTCGCAAGCGACATTCGTGGGTATCGCTTTGTCGTGCGCCATGGCGTTGAGGGCTTGTTGGTTGAGCGGAAGAATCCGGAAGCCCTTGCTCTCGCGCTTGTGCATCTCTTGGCTGATCCGGCACTGCGGCAACGGCTTGGGCAAGCTGGTCGAGCGCGTGCTGAACAGTTTGCTTGGCCAGTCATTGCCCAGCAAACACTTGAATACTATGAGCGGGTGCGGGCACGCGTTGCTCCGCGTCTTGTTCGGGCTGCCCAACGCTGGACAGCTGGACTACCGGCCTTTTTGCGTGGCCCATTTGATGGTGAGCAGTCATGA
- a CDS encoding ComEC/Rec2 family competence protein produces the protein MPQRKRGYPRQRASYGLLLLLSWLLFLSGCQPFSKPAAISARLTVAVLDVGQGLSVAAVTDDGHALLYDAGNGASDVQNVIMPFLRQHGVQRLDYLVVSHPDQDHVGGIPAVLSAIPVGLFLDPVLPTTNHAYLQALQLVASKHIPVQRARRGQSFTLGQVRVEVLWPRDPLMQQDGAVSDNDNAVVIRLVLDDIAVLLPADIEAPAESALVAAGAGALRANVLVVPHHGSRTSSTTPFLAAVAPKFAIISVGAHNAYGHPHPEAIARLRAAGATIFRTDQDGTVTVLTDGQSLQVKTERGKP, from the coding sequence ATGCCTCAGCGGAAGCGCGGGTACCCAAGACAACGTGCCAGCTATGGGCTTCTACTGCTGCTCAGCTGGCTGCTTTTTCTCAGTGGCTGTCAACCCTTCTCAAAGCCGGCAGCCATCTCGGCACGACTCACGGTTGCCGTCTTAGATGTTGGGCAGGGGCTGTCGGTCGCTGCCGTAACCGATGATGGTCATGCCTTGTTGTACGACGCCGGCAATGGCGCTTCGGATGTCCAAAACGTGATTATGCCGTTCCTGCGCCAGCATGGCGTGCAACGCTTGGACTATCTTGTCGTCAGTCACCCAGACCAAGATCACGTTGGCGGAATACCAGCAGTCTTATCGGCCATACCCGTTGGGTTGTTCCTTGATCCTGTCTTACCCACGACGAATCATGCGTATCTCCAAGCGCTGCAACTCGTCGCTTCGAAGCACATTCCTGTACAGCGTGCTCGGCGAGGACAGAGCTTCACTCTTGGGCAAGTCCGCGTTGAGGTACTCTGGCCGCGCGATCCGCTTATGCAGCAAGATGGCGCAGTCAGTGACAATGACAATGCTGTTGTTATTCGGCTTGTTCTTGACGATATTGCTGTCCTGTTGCCAGCTGACATCGAGGCCCCAGCAGAGTCGGCGTTGGTTGCTGCTGGAGCAGGCGCACTCCGCGCGAATGTGCTCGTTGTTCCACATCATGGCAGTCGGACGTCAAGCACAACGCCGTTTTTGGCGGCCGTCGCACCGAAATTCGCCATTATCTCGGTTGGCGCGCACAATGCGTATGGCCATCCGCACCCCGAAGCGATCGCGCGACTGCGCGCGGCCGGGGCAACGATCTTCCGGACTGACCAGGATGGTACAGTAACAGTATTGACCGATGGCCAGAGTCTTCAAGTGAAAACCGAGCGGGGTAAACCATGA
- a CDS encoding transglycosylase domain-containing protein, which produces MGRDKRQIQRRTPYTSHPVTRAAVFAAMHRRRTKHGVPFLRLALGLLLALLLGTLVTTGVAAGAAFAGWHYLTDDLPSPEQFEALQFQTTKIYDRNWRLLAEISDPNLGRRTVITYQELMDHIAQQQNDPTKPHRAWIIDATIAAEDATFWTNPGVDPRAILRSFFTNISGDATSGASTITQQLVRLLYPERIGNERTYTRKLREAIMAVRFTQHYTKQQILEMYLNNVYYGNLSYGIDAASQTYFNKFAWELDLAEASMLAGLPQAPSLYDPTQNYDLAKARQRYVLNRMVQLGMITRAEADAAYAEPLFPQRAKGQSIEAPHFVNFVLEQLSEKYGRDAAYRGGLMVRTTLDLDIQHMAEQVVAQRIKQLAPYHVNNGALVAMLPWSGEIIAMVGSADFYNTAIDGQVNVTTQERQPGSAIKPITYLTAFEKLGWYPGTILFDYEKTWKLPSGPYTPHNYTNLHYGAVTVREALANSLNVPAVQAIDQVGVPTMIEMAHKVGIRTGFWRDPSFYGLAITLGGGEVKPIELTNAFATIANNGRYVPYTPFLEIIAPGNQKVYELDRAHALAHGEQVVRPESAYMITSILSDNNARALVFGLRNPLILPELGNRPVAAKTGTSEDARDLWTVGYTTDVVVGVWVGNTDNSPTRGLDGVSSAALIWHDFMVKVHQDPQLAKALAAPDGKPIAPDFVRPSGIIEAPVCAATGKRPIPGVRTVMEVMPKDGGPRLRCDQVNAWEAQELRAALATPKGMTAQGRSRVLAYAAMVGRGGPVIDTERQPTATPQVSLPLPPAVTPSPGVTPTPLPAMPTPSPPRSPTPTAPPGSPTPTP; this is translated from the coding sequence ATGGGACGGGATAAGCGGCAAATCCAGCGACGAACTCCTTACACAAGTCATCCAGTCACGCGGGCAGCAGTCTTCGCCGCAATGCACCGCCGCCGCACGAAACACGGCGTACCGTTCCTGCGCCTTGCCCTTGGCCTTCTGCTTGCGCTGCTACTGGGAACCCTCGTCACGACGGGCGTTGCAGCTGGAGCCGCCTTCGCCGGATGGCACTACCTCACCGATGATCTTCCCTCGCCTGAGCAGTTTGAAGCATTGCAGTTCCAAACCACCAAAATTTATGACCGTAACTGGCGTCTCCTTGCTGAGATTTCTGACCCGAATCTCGGCCGACGCACCGTTATTACGTATCAAGAGTTGATGGATCACATCGCTCAGCAACAAAACGATCCAACCAAGCCGCACCGTGCCTGGATTATTGATGCGACAATTGCTGCAGAAGATGCCACGTTTTGGACGAATCCCGGCGTCGATCCACGGGCCATTCTTCGAAGCTTCTTCACCAACATTTCCGGCGATGCGACATCTGGCGCCTCAACAATCACCCAGCAATTAGTGCGACTGCTCTATCCTGAGCGAATTGGCAACGAGCGGACGTATACCCGAAAGTTGCGTGAAGCGATTATGGCAGTTCGCTTCACGCAGCATTACACCAAGCAGCAGATTCTGGAAATGTATCTCAACAACGTGTATTACGGAAACCTGTCGTACGGCATTGATGCAGCATCACAGACCTACTTCAACAAATTTGCCTGGGAGCTGGACTTAGCCGAAGCTTCCATGCTTGCTGGGCTGCCTCAAGCACCAAGCCTCTACGACCCAACGCAAAACTATGACCTTGCGAAAGCGCGGCAACGCTACGTGCTGAATCGTATGGTACAACTCGGCATGATCACTCGAGCTGAAGCCGACGCAGCCTATGCCGAACCACTCTTTCCTCAGCGCGCCAAAGGGCAGTCTATTGAAGCGCCGCACTTCGTGAACTTTGTGCTCGAGCAACTCTCCGAGAAGTACGGGCGTGATGCTGCTTACCGCGGCGGTTTAATGGTGCGCACAACGCTCGACCTTGATATTCAGCACATGGCAGAGCAAGTCGTAGCCCAGCGCATCAAGCAGCTCGCGCCGTATCATGTCAACAATGGTGCCCTCGTCGCCATGCTGCCATGGAGCGGCGAAATTATTGCGATGGTCGGCAGTGCCGACTTCTACAATACGGCAATTGACGGCCAGGTCAACGTCACGACGCAGGAGCGCCAGCCGGGCAGCGCCATCAAACCGATTACGTACCTCACGGCCTTTGAAAAGCTTGGCTGGTATCCAGGAACGATTCTCTTTGATTACGAGAAGACCTGGAAGCTTCCGAGCGGGCCATATACACCACATAACTACACAAATCTTCACTACGGCGCTGTGACGGTTCGAGAAGCACTCGCAAATTCTTTGAACGTGCCTGCTGTTCAAGCAATCGATCAAGTCGGTGTACCGACGATGATTGAGATGGCACACAAGGTTGGCATTCGCACCGGCTTTTGGCGCGATCCTAGCTTCTACGGTCTAGCGATCACCCTTGGTGGAGGAGAAGTCAAGCCGATCGAGCTCACCAATGCCTTCGCAACGATTGCGAATAATGGTCGTTACGTGCCATACACGCCTTTCCTTGAGATCATCGCGCCAGGCAATCAAAAGGTGTACGAACTTGACCGTGCCCATGCGCTCGCCCATGGCGAACAAGTCGTTCGGCCTGAAAGCGCCTACATGATCACGAGTATCTTGAGTGACAATAACGCACGGGCCCTCGTCTTTGGCTTGCGCAACCCGCTTATCCTTCCAGAACTCGGCAATCGACCGGTTGCCGCCAAGACTGGTACAAGTGAGGACGCACGCGACCTCTGGACCGTTGGGTATACCACTGATGTCGTGGTGGGTGTGTGGGTGGGCAATACTGACAACAGTCCAACGCGCGGGCTTGATGGCGTAAGCAGCGCCGCCCTCATCTGGCACGACTTCATGGTTAAAGTCCATCAAGATCCGCAGCTTGCCAAGGCGCTGGCTGCTCCTGATGGCAAACCAATTGCACCAGACTTTGTCCGCCCCTCAGGCATTATTGAAGCCCCAGTCTGTGCTGCAACAGGCAAGCGACCAATACCTGGAGTACGCACGGTTATGGAAGTCATGCCCAAAGATGGTGGGCCACGATTGCGCTGCGACCAAGTCAATGCCTGGGAAGCGCAGGAATTGCGCGCAGCTCTTGCAACACCAAAGGGGATGACAGCGCAAGGACGTTCCCGCGTGCTCGCCTATGCAGCGATGGTGGGACGTGGCGGACCGGTCATTGATACAGAGCGACAACCGACAGCGACGCCACAGGTGAGCCTACCGCTACCGCCTGCCGTAACTCCATCACCAGGCGTGACACCAACACCGTTGCCGGCAATGCCAACGCCCAGTCCACCACGATCGCCAACTCCAACGGCGCCCCCGGGCTCACCAACACCAACGCCATAG
- a CDS encoding sulfurtransferase: MLLEREAVLVSTDWLAHHLDDPAIRILDCRYYFDGRDPRAEYARGHILGAIFFDWYQALNDLSNPIEFTMAPPQQVADALGAHGVGDEHLIVAYDDEGGHFPARLWLVLTCYGRGDRVRILEGGWTAWAAEGRPISTDVPTVAPARFTLSGEIDTRLLATLDDVRRAIEAGDTALLDVRRLTEYTGEEIRAAHGGHIPGALHCFWQDNLNWDGDRRFLSPDVIRERYAMLGITPETPVITYCQGGVRAAHAALALMLAGFHNVRVYEGSWAEWGNRDDVPIETGEPRLPSSRA; the protein is encoded by the coding sequence ATGCTACTTGAGCGTGAGGCTGTGCTTGTTTCGACAGATTGGCTCGCTCACCATCTTGACGATCCAGCTATCCGCATTCTTGATTGCCGCTATTACTTCGATGGGCGTGATCCGCGTGCCGAATACGCGCGTGGACATATTCTGGGCGCAATCTTCTTCGACTGGTATCAAGCACTCAATGACCTGTCGAATCCGATTGAATTCACGATGGCTCCCCCGCAACAGGTTGCGGATGCGCTCGGGGCACATGGCGTTGGCGATGAGCATCTCATTGTAGCGTACGATGATGAAGGTGGGCACTTCCCTGCGCGGCTCTGGCTCGTCTTGACGTGCTATGGCCGCGGCGATCGCGTACGGATTCTCGAAGGAGGCTGGACTGCCTGGGCCGCGGAAGGGCGGCCGATAAGTACCGATGTGCCCACAGTTGCCCCAGCGCGGTTTACGCTTTCTGGTGAGATTGATACGCGTCTCTTGGCAACGCTCGACGATGTGCGGCGCGCGATTGAAGCTGGTGACACTGCCCTGCTCGATGTTCGTCGGCTGACTGAATATACGGGTGAAGAGATTCGGGCAGCTCACGGTGGTCATATTCCCGGCGCGTTACATTGCTTCTGGCAGGACAACCTCAATTGGGATGGCGACCGACGCTTCCTCTCGCCCGACGTGATTCGTGAGCGTTATGCAATGCTCGGCATTACCCCTGAAACGCCAGTCATCACGTATTGTCAGGGTGGCGTGCGTGCGGCTCATGCGGCGTTAGCATTGATGCTCGCGGGGTTTCACAATGTGCGCGTGTATGAAGGAAGCTGGGCAGAGTGGGGCAATCGCGATGATGTGCCCATTGAAACGGGTGAGCCACGCTTGCCGTCTTCTCGAGCCTGA